TCATTGACGCAAAAAGACCAAGCGATGCTGCACGTACCGTTGTCCGCTTGTGGTCTCTACGATTAGCCGCGCCACATAGGTGCCGCTGGCTAAGCGGTTGGCTTCCCAGTGCACCTGGTGACGCCCTGCAGGGAGTGCGTCGTGCAAAAGTTGCTGGACTTCCCGCCCGAGTAGGTCATAGATCGTTAGCTGCACCTGTGCAGCCTCAGGCAGTCCCAGTTCGAACCGGGAATGTTTGGCGAAGGGATTGGGTGCTGGACCATTCCAGAAGAACTCCGTAGGCAGTGCTTCAAGGAAAAGATCCTTTTCGCCTACCTGGAGTGGGCTATGCTCCATGCTTGCAAATAAGCCAGGGTCATACTCTTCTTGTAAGACCCAGATCGCATAGCTGCGAGGCGGTGCCCAAACGTACACGCGGCCATCAGCATAGATTTGCGAAGTCTGGCCGGTTACGGGGTTAACTAGGACTTTGCCAGCCCAGTTGGGCCATCCGCTTGGGGAGCTGTCCACCCAGAGCCCCTTGGTGCTGGACTCATGGTCGTTAAGTACCAAAATAGCACCTGACCGGGTGCCATTGCCCCCGCGGCGTGCTACAAATACATCGGCTACGTCAGCACTGGGCCAAGGATTGCCTACCTCACTAAGCACCACCATGGTCCCCCCGAGATAGTTGCGGCGCAGTTTGATCAAGCGGATCAGGTCCTGTCGCAGTGAAGCCGGTGCTTGCACGGTGATGCTGGGGTCGCTATGGTCGTGCTGGGTAATGCCGTAAAAATGGGGATAGAAGATTTTAGGACGTCCTTCGGCAAAGAGGATGTAGGCATAGGCCATGTCCCAGTCACGCCAGAGCCACTTGTCGTGTTCTTTACCCGTGTCGTGGTTCTCTACAAAGGTGACCACTTGGGTCCCAGAGAGTGCGTTGCCTGTGTTGTCCCGAACAAGACCGGCATGGTTCAGCCAACTCATGTTCCAATCGGCACCGTTCCAGTTGGCCATGTCGGTGAGGGTAAACTTGAGCGGGAAGTCGAAAGCATCAATATCGGCACCTAGGCTTTCAACCGTGGTCACCCAGTTTTTAATGGCAGGTTTGGAGCCCCAGTATTCAGCTACAGCAAAACGCTGGCGGCCGTCGGCGCGTTTAGGCATGCTTTTAATCCACTGGGCTGCAAATTCTGGCTGGTAGCCTCGGACGAAATCCAGGCGATAGCCATCAAACCCTACCGTGTTTGTGAGCCACTGGCCCCAGGTGATCAGCCGATCTTGCACTACCGAGTCAAACGTGTTGAGGTCATTGCCGAAAAACTTTGTATTGGGAATAACCTCATCGGTACCGGGAAAGCCCAGATAGTCTCGGCTATCTACCGGGTGAAAGTGGGCGTAATTCCAGCTCCAATTGGCCTCTCCTGGACCTGTGTGGTTCACGTAGGTGATACCAGTAGAGGTCCAAGCTTGCAGCGCGGTAGCAGCCAGGTTTTGTCCATTGTACCAAATCTCAAAGGGGTAATAGCCTCGGGTCTGATCAGTAGGAACAAAATCAAAGGGGTTATAGACCTCTCGGCGCGCTTCGAGGCGGATCTCGATGGTACGAGGAGATGTCAAGGTGATTTTGTATTCGTCGATGTCCCCACAGGGGTCGATGTGAGCCCAGATATGTTTCCCAGAACCGGGAAATACGTTGTATTGGCCATTGCCGTTGTTGGGTTCGTATTCCCAATTGGCATTACTTGGGGTGTTGGGCTGATCTGGCGAGCCGTCCCAGTTGATATAGAGATCATACCCGCGTTCGCCCTTGGGGTCGCTACAAGGCAGAAAATAGCCTTTAATTTTAATGTAATAGTCCCCAGCTTGAGCGTTAGGAATACGCCAGATAATTTCGTTTGTAGGGTAAGGACTAAACTGGCTGTAGACGCCGTCACCGTCTGGGTCGCGGCGCGCTTCGTCGAAGACGTAACGTTTGACTTCGGGGTTGGGCTCTAGGTTGTCGGGACCCCCGTAAATGTGGTTCAGGATAATGTCTGCATACACTTCAATGCCAGCAGCATGCATCGCTTGGACCATGTTCAACAGCTCGTTGCGGCTGCCAAAGCGCGTTTCAATGGTGCCTTTCTGGTTGTAATTCCCCAGGTCGAAGTGGTCGTAGATGGCATAGCCCATATCGTAGATGCCGAAGTTGCCCTTTGCAGGCGAGGGAACCCAGATGCCGGTAATTCCGGCGTTGGCCAGCTCAGTAGCCTTAGCAGCCAGCGTGTCCCACCAGAAGCCGTTTTTATTGGCTGCATCGACGGGCACGTCCCAATAGAAGGCTTGCATCATCACGTCGTTTTGGGCCTGCGCGCGAAGCGCCAGCATTGCAACAAGGAGCCAAAGCGTGTACCGATACATGGCAGGGCAGGATTGGTTATGTAATCGCTTTCTCAAGAAAATTTGCTTTAAATAGCCATTTTAGTCTGTATCTGCTATGTAATAATGTAAACGCTTTCTTGCAAATTTTCATTCAAATATTCATTTTTTCTTGACAATAGGCCGCATTCATCAATGATTTCCCCGTTTTCAGGATATGAAGACTGCGCTAGGGATGAAGCAGATAAACTACAAGGCGGCTGCCATAGCTTGGCTCCGTGACAATAGCAAGAGAAGTCCAGATCTCCTCATTGATCAGAGGCCCGATTTCCCGGTCAATTGCAGCTAGGTTCTTTTCTGGGGCTACAGTGGACCATTATAGGCTTGGTTTAACTCTTCTCGAATGCTTGAAGTGAGCACTCCGAGGGAGACTTCAGCCGCTCTTCGATGCTTAGGCTCCACTTGTAGACCAGCTCCAGATAGGAAGATTTAGCTTCAGGCGCTGCTTTTCGGGGGGCAGTTTAAGCGTGTGGGTTTTGCTTTCTGAATTGCAGACTATAGCGGTTGTACACAATCCCTGCAAAAGCTTTTGACGTGGGCAGTGTCCTTCCCGTAGGGTTGGCTATAGAACAGGCACAACATATATTCAGTCTTTGGATATTCACCTAATGAATAAACACGCTGTTCCTTTCGCTTTGGGGTAAAGAGAGCTATGGGTATAGAAGCCGTTTTATTGGGTCTGCTGGCGCAGGGTCCGCGCCATGCTTATGCGCTTTACCAGGAGCTTCGGCGGCCGGATGGCCTTTGGCTGGTCTGGCGATTGAAGCCTGCGCGGCTCTACGCGATGCTGGACCGACTGGAGCAGGCTGGGTTGATTGTCTCGGAGACTGTCCCTCAGGAGCGTCGTCCGGCACGCAGGGTCTTTCGGTTGACGCCGGCTGGCGAGGCCTGCTATCTGCGTTGGCGCACCGAGCCTGTTCAGCATGGCCGCGATATGCGTCAGCTTTTTTTGGCTAAACTCTACTTAGCTCGCCGTGATGGGGTGGAGGTGGTTCGCACCCTATTGGAAAATCAGCAGGCCGCTTGTCGCCAATGGCTGGCCGATTTCCGGAGGTCTGTGCCTGCACCGGAGAGCTTTGGGTATCAGGTGTGGCGCTATCGGGTGCAGTATCTTGAGGCCTTGTTGCATTGGTTGCGTGATGAGGCTACGTCAATACCTTAGGGGGCTGCTGGTGGTC
This Rhodothermus bifroesti DNA region includes the following protein-coding sequences:
- a CDS encoding PadR family transcriptional regulator; translated protein: MGIEAVLLGLLAQGPRHAYALYQELRRPDGLWLVWRLKPARLYAMLDRLEQAGLIVSETVPQERRPARRVFRLTPAGEACYLRWRTEPVQHGRDMRQLFLAKLYLARRDGVEVVRTLLENQQAACRQWLADFRRSVPAPESFGYQVWRYRVQYLEALLHWLRDEATSIP
- a CDS encoding alpha-amylase family glycosyl hydrolase, yielding MYRYTLWLLVAMLALRAQAQNDVMMQAFYWDVPVDAANKNGFWWDTLAAKATELANAGITGIWVPSPAKGNFGIYDMGYAIYDHFDLGNYNQKGTIETRFGSRNELLNMVQAMHAAGIEVYADIILNHIYGGPDNLEPNPEVKRYVFDEARRDPDGDGVYSQFSPYPTNEIIWRIPNAQAGDYYIKIKGYFLPCSDPKGERGYDLYINWDGSPDQPNTPSNANWEYEPNNGNGQYNVFPGSGKHIWAHIDPCGDIDEYKITLTSPRTIEIRLEARREVYNPFDFVPTDQTRGYYPFEIWYNGQNLAATALQAWTSTGITYVNHTGPGEANWSWNYAHFHPVDSRDYLGFPGTDEVIPNTKFFGNDLNTFDSVVQDRLITWGQWLTNTVGFDGYRLDFVRGYQPEFAAQWIKSMPKRADGRQRFAVAEYWGSKPAIKNWVTTVESLGADIDAFDFPLKFTLTDMANWNGADWNMSWLNHAGLVRDNTGNALSGTQVVTFVENHDTGKEHDKWLWRDWDMAYAYILFAEGRPKIFYPHFYGITQHDHSDPSITVQAPASLRQDLIRLIKLRRNYLGGTMVVLSEVGNPWPSADVADVFVARRGGNGTRSGAILVLNDHESSTKGLWVDSSPSGWPNWAGKVLVNPVTGQTSQIYADGRVYVWAPPRSYAIWVLQEEYDPGLFASMEHSPLQVGEKDLFLEALPTEFFWNGPAPNPFAKHSRFELGLPEAAQVQLTIYDLLGREVQQLLHDALPAGRHQVHWEANRLASGTYVARLIVETTSGQRYVQHRLVFLRQ